From a region of the Lactuca sativa cultivar Salinas chromosome 4, Lsat_Salinas_v11, whole genome shotgun sequence genome:
- the LOC111894501 gene encoding uncharacterized protein LOC111894501 encodes MGMKLFDNGGSDSDDLSKIEINKEFARRYEHNKKREDIQRYEEMKKKGVIDSDIDSEEEDESSEDEENIVNYSRKQDLQFFDALIKVKKQDPSLKNKDAKLFDLENEDETEDNNKEKKRKPMYLKDVTAKHLIEKGPEFDDEDDEEENKGKKKSYSEEQEVLRKEFLDAVGDEDDEDDLLKVKNDKRGIEDEDEDEVEYEKKLDEYFEEDEKLDENEKFLKDYFRKKMWLDKEAGSSNHLNDVELDVSEDEEELERQENFEREFNFRFEENAGDRVMGFSRKVDGSVRKKDNARKLQRKNKEERIALAELERKEELKHMKNLKKKEMNEKIRKIRETAGIGENEVCLLDEHDLEEEFDPDEHDRTMKKAFDENFYEAEDVDPQFGSEEEEEDGELEKPNFDEEDEFLGLPKGWENEYGSGDGFLATREKTLKCKIDNSHDEEDKKKKRKRSEVEEEAIKKELEEYYKLDYEDTIGDLKTRFKYRPVNKNTYGLKAKEILVVDDKELNQLVPLKKLATYREDEFIVPRHKIKEHKQKIKSLLKGETSENGGKRIKHDVEKSNEQVVDDAQTEGEKVLSRKQRRKKKLNEFKLPPSRLLAYQKITGAKSSNKRKHKA; translated from the coding sequence ATGGGGATGAAGCTATTTGACAATGGTGGCTCCGATTCTGATGACTTATCCAAAATAGAAATCAACAAAGAGTTCGCACGCAGATACGAGCATAACAAGAAACGTGAAGATATACAGCGGTATGaagagatgaagaagaaaggTGTAATTGATTCGGACATAGATAGCGAGGAAGAAGATGAGTCATCTGAAGACGAGGAGAATATTGTCAATTATTCGAGAAAGCAGGATTTGCAGTTCTTTGATGCGTTAATAAAGGTCAAAAAGCAAGATCCTTCACTTAAAAATAAAGATGCTAAGCTATTTGATTTGGAAAATGAGGATGAAACTGAGGATAATAATAAGGAAAAGAAAAGGAAACCGATGTATCTGAAAGATGTGACTGCAAAGCATTTAATTGAGAAAGGGCCTGAGTttgatgatgaagatgacgaAGAGGAAAACAAGGGTAAGAAAAAGAGTTATTCTGAAGAACAGGAGGTATTAAGAAAGGAGTTTTTGGATGCTGTAGGTGATGAAGACGATGAAGATGATTTATTGAAGGTAAAGAATGATAAAAGGggaattgaagatgaagatgaagatgaagttgAGTATGAAAAGAAGCTAGATGAGTATTTTGAAGAGGATGAAAAGTTAGATGAAAATGAGAAGTTTTTGAAGGATTATTTCAGGAAAAAGATGTGGTTAGATAAAGAGGCCGGTAGTAGTAACCACTTAAATGATGTGGAATTAGATGTttcagaggatgaagaggagttAGAAAGACAAGAAAATTTCGAAAGAGAGTTCAATTTTAGGTTTGAAGAAAATGCAGGTGATAGAGTTATGGGGTTTTCAAGAAAGGTTGATGGTTCAGTGAGGAAGAAAGACAATGCAAGAAAGTTACAAAGGAAAAACAAAGAGGAAAGGATAGCACTAGCAGAGCTTGAAAGAAAGGAAGAACTGAAACATATGAAgaacttgaagaagaaggagatgaaTGAGAAGATTAGAAAGATTAGAGAAACAGCAGGAATTGGTGAAAATGAAGTTTGTTTATTAGATGAACATGATCTTGAGGAGGAATTCGATCCTGATGAGCATGATAGAACAATGAAGAAAGCTTTTGATGAAAACTTCTATGAAGCTGAAGATGTGGACCCACAATTTggtagtgaagaagaagaagaagatggtgaATTGGAAAAACCAAACTTTGATGAAGAAGACGAGTTTCTTGGGCTTCCAAAAGGGTGGGAAAATGAATATGGATCTGGTGATGGGTTCTTGGCTACTAGAGAAAAAACCTTAAAGTGCAAGATTGATAATTCACATGATGAAGAAGATaagaagaagaaaaggaaaaggTCTGAAGTAGAGGAGGAGGCGATTAAGAAAGAGTTAGAAGAGTACTATAAGTTGGACTATGAGGATACAATTGGGGATTTGAAGACAAGGTTTAAATACAGACCTGTTAACAAGAACACTTATGGATTGAAAGCAAAAGAGATTTTGGTTGTTGATGACAAGGAGTTGAATCAGTTAGTTCCTTTGAAGAAGTTGGCTACTTATAGAGAGGATGAGTTCATTGTTCCTCGCCATAAGATAAAGGAACATAAACAGAAGATTAAATCTCTTCTTAAGGGAGAGACTTCTGAGAATGGTGGAAAGAGGATCAAACATGATGTTGAGAAATCTAATGAACAAGTGGTTGATGATGCACAAACTGAAGGTGAAAAAGTACTTTCTAGGAAACAGAGAAGAAAGAAGAAGCTGAATGAGTTCAAGCTGCCACCTTCAAGACTTTTAGCATATCAGAAGATTACAGGAGCTAAATCCagtaacaaaaggaaacacaaagCTTAA